From Veillonellales bacterium:
CCGCCAGTGTCAAAATGGGCCGCACTGCCGCATTCGCCAGCCCGATAATCGCAGCTCCCAATAAGGTTCCACCCAAGGTATCCACAAAAACCCCCGGTATTTCGGCCATTAAAAAAAATAAAATCACTGAATTAATGATAATGCGCAGTAAAAAGCCACACACCGCGCTGTTCCCTCCTTTAAGCAGGGTATTTCCCAAAAAAGATCCATGGTTTATTTCCGACAAATCTATTATATCCCGCTGGACCAATCGCTGGCAATATTTTTTTCTAACAACATAAAACCGTAACCCCTCTGCCTTCTCTGCGGTTCAAACTCCCCCACTACACCCCCTTCGCGGTTCAAAATCCCCATAACCTTCTCTGGGTTCTCCCCCGCTAGCAAAGAATATCTTGCGAAACCGCAGCAGCATCGGCGGTTCCTGTCAGCACCATAGCAGCCCGCAATTCACCGGCCAGTTTCTGCACCGTTAGCATTACGCCTTCCTTACCGCCGCCCACAGCGCCAATGGCCAGCGGCCGGCCGACCAGAACGGCATCGGCTCCCAACGCCAGCATCTTCAATACGTCAGCGCCGCTTCGTATGCCACCGTCAGCAAGAATCGTTAGCTTTCCTTTAACCGCTTTGGCAATGTGGGGCAGCACCTCAGCCGTTCCCGGTGTATAATCAAGCGACCGCCCGCCGTGATTCGATACTACAATCGCATCGACACCGGCCAGCCGGCACATTTCCGCTTCGTCCCGGGTCATAATGCCCTTTACGATAAACGGTATCGTAGTATGCTGCTTGATATACGCCAAATCGGCCTGGGTCTTCGGTCCCACCTGCTGACCGGCATTTGTCATATTAATCAGTGCCGCGGCATCAATATCAATACCAAAGGCCGGCGCTCCGGCAGCAGCCGCCAGCTTTGCCTTTTCAATAATCTTATCGGTTTCGCGCGGTTTAAAAATAGGAATTCCCCAGCCATCTTCCGCCTGAATTGCCTCCATCCCGGCGTTAAACACCAGCGGCTTGGGGCCGTCGCCGGTCATGCTGATAATCCCGGCCTGACGACAGCCGGATACGACGGCGGCAGTGTACTCACCTTCAGTGAGCGCTTCATTCATATTGAAGCCTATCCCGCCAATAGCCGCCCCAATCACCGGCAGAGACAGATTCATCCCGAGAATGCGGCAAGCCATTTTAGGCTGCTCCACATTATGAACGGTGCGCAAATTCAGCCGACAGCCTGCTAATGCCTGTATATTATTTTTAAACCCTGCTCCTGTTCCCAACCCGCCCATGCCGGGTACTTCCCCGGCGCAAGCCACACCATTGCATACTGGACAGACCCGGCAGCTGCCCTTGAATTTATCCCGGGCGATTTTACGAACCGTTTGCAAGTCCATATGTTCTCCCCCCAGTTATTAAAAGAAGGCAGCTCTCCCGAGCTGCCTTCTTTAATTAACGGAAAATTAATCAGATTAATTTCATATCGTGGAGCACGCTGTTCGTCTTGCGAACCGCAGCAGCACTCTCGGCAAATTTGGCTTTCTCTGCGTCGTTGAGTTTGTATTCCACAATTTTCTCCACGCCGTTTTTGCCAACTACAACAGGAACGCCAATACAGATATCTTTCTGACCGTATTCGCCGTCCAACGCTACGCAGCAAGCCATAAGCTTCTTTTCGTCGCGAACGATGGCTTCTACCAGAGTAGCTCCGGCAGCGCCGGGAGCATACCAAGCGGAGGTTCCCAGTAATTTAGTCAAAGTAGCCCCGCCAACCATAGTGTCGGCAACAACTTTCTGCAAAGCTTCAGCATCCAGCAGATCGGCAGCCGGAATGCCCATATAGGTAGCGAAACGAGCCAACGGAATCATGGTCTTGTCGCCATGACCGCCGATAACGATGCCCTGAATGTCGGTAGCAGGACGGCCAAGCGCCTGACCCAGATTATATTTGAAACGGTTGCTGTCCAGAAGACCGCCCATACCGATAATGCGATTCTTCGGTATGCCGCTGGTTTTAAGAGTAAGGTAAGTCATAGTATCCATTGGGTTGCTGATTACAACGATAACTGCGTCCGGTGAATATTTCAAAACATTTGAAACTACGCCGTTAACAATGCCGGCGTTCGTTCCAATCAAATCCTCCCGGCTCATACCCGGTTTACGGGGAATACCGGAAGTAATGACTACAACACTGGAACCGGCGGTTTTACTGTAATCATTGGTACTGCCAATCAATCTGCTGTCAAAATTAAGCAGAGCAGCAGTCTGCATCATGTCCATTGCTTTCCCTTCGGAAAGGCCCTCTTTAATATCCAACAAAACAACTTCACTGGCAATTTCCTTTTGGGCAAGCACATACGCGCAGGTTGCGCCTACATTACCAGCACCTACAACGGTAACTTTCATAAACAAATGCCCCCTCTTATTTGAATTATGCGTTTTATGTACGGACTATCCCATAAGCCCAACTCTAATTATAGCAAATGCTGGGAAAAAAATCAAGGCTGTCCCACTTTATATTGAACCACTTTAATAATAATTCTGTATTTTCTGGTTGGAGCTTGGTACTTGGCGCTGTCATTGCGAGCGGCAGCGAAGCAATCTCTCTGCTGCAAATTGCACCCATCCGCCGTAAGATCGCCGCGGCTAACGCCTTGCGATGATAGCTATAATAGTAGCCATCGCCCATTCTACAACAAAAATAAGAGCCTGACGGCTCTTATTTACTGTAGCATAACAAGAATTCATTGCCAAGTTTTTCATAATTTTCCAAGGCATTAATGACTTGAATACGCTGCACAGGACTTGTATCTTCTAATTGAATATTACCAATTACATCCTGGATAATATTTTTTACCTGGAAGGGATAGTAGCCTAAAGCAACCAGCCTTTTCCCAACGGCATAGATACGCTGTTCAATATTCATTTTTGTTCCTCCCTACTATGGATTGGTAATTACAACAGACTTACGCCTGTTATCAGCCGCAATTACCTCTTATCTTTACCAATACGCGATAGAACAGAGAGAACTTGGGTAATTCTAACTCTTTCTTTCAGATTACCGTCACAGGACGGTTTATATTTGGTATTTGACAATAATGTAGTATACCACGGAATAATCTCTTTGTCAAATTTTAAAACACTGCTTCCTGCTGAAGCTTCCATAGAGTGTAAAACAACCCCTTCACCGCCATAAGCTGCTGGTGTGTCCCACGCTCCACCACTCTTCCCTGCTTCATAACCAGGATCTCATCCATCGTCTCCAATCCCAGCAGACGGTGAGTAATAAGGAGCGTAGTTCTTCCGGACATAGCTGTTTCCACAACCGCCATAATGCCCCGTTCCGCTCCGGCATCCAACCCGGCTGTGGGTTCGTCCAGCAGCAGCACCGGTGCTTCTTTAAGCAGAGCTCTGGCAATAGCCAGGCGCTGACGCTGGCCGCCGGAAAGCCGGTGCCCGTTTTCCCCTACCAGAGTATCATAGCCCTGAGGCAGCAGTCTGACAAAACCATCCACGCCGGAATTGACCGCGGCGGAGACAAACTCCCGTTCATCTGCCTCCGGCTTCGCCAGTAAAATATTGTCCCGAATACTGCCGTGGAAAATATGAGTCTGCTGGGGTACGACTCCAAACCGGCAGCGCAAATCTTCCGGCTTAAACTCCCGTATGTCTATCCCATTAAAACAAATCGCCCCCTGCCGCACCGGCCGAAACCCTAACAGCAAGGAAAAAAGCGTGCTTTTACCGGCGCCGTTATCTCCCACAATGGCCAATTTTTTCCCGACAGGCAGAGAAAAAGACACCCGATCAAGCACCGGCGTTGTTCCGTCGTAACTAAACCCCAGATTTTTCACTTCAATAGAAAAATGCTGCGGCACAATCCCATTGCCGAAAGCTGCTGCCGGTCGTTTATCCGTTAACAAGAAAAGCCGCTTTGCCGCCTGCAGACTTGCCTGAAAATAATGAGGCACCACTGTCAGCGGCAGCACCGCTTCAAAACAGCTCTGTACTGCCAAAACCAGCACCGCCAGCTGAATTCCGCTGACAGACCCCTGTCCCACTAATGGTATGGTAATGACCAGCAGTACCCATACGGTTAAATTCATTCCCAATCCACCGCAAGAATCCGCCAAAGCAAAATAATGGGATCTCCTTCTTCCCAGCACTGTCAGCCGGTCATTGGCAGCAGCCAGCCGTTCCCGATACAACCCGGTCCGGTCAAAGGCCGACAATTCGCTCATCCCGCCGACACAATCAATTAACAGCGTATGCAGCTGTTCTTTGGAACCGGAGATTCGCTGCTCCATTGTTTTACTGCCCGCCTGAAGCACTGCCGGCAGCAGCAGACCGGTAACGGCAAAACCGGCTGCCAGCAGCCAGGCGGCTTCCATACTGAAACCGCTGAGCCAGTACGCCATGGCAAGCAGTATCAATAAAGCGACCATAAAGGGAGACAACACCCGCAGATAAAAAAACTGCAGCTGATCCACATCCAAGACCATCCGTTTTAACAGCTGTCCACTGTGATATTCTTCCAATCCTGCCGGTGCCAGGGGTTCCAATTGAGTATACAGCCATACCCGCAGACGGCTCAGCAGCCGAAAAGTGGCATTATGGGACAAATATCGCTCCAAGTAGCGCAAAACAGCCCGTGACAAGCCAAACAGCCGCACTCCGGCAATAGCCGCCGACAACTCCCCGATAGACGGATGCAGCGCGGCACTGGCAAGCAAAAAAGCGGCAACGCC
This genomic window contains:
- the cydC gene encoding thiol reductant ABC exporter subunit CydC, giving the protein MKAMKQLFSILLPLWPPMLLAAALGVLTVGSGVGLMGVAAFLLASAALHPSIGELSAAIAGVRLFGLSRAVLRYLERYLSHNATFRLLSRLRVWLYTQLEPLAPAGLEEYHSGQLLKRMVLDVDQLQFFYLRVLSPFMVALLILLAMAYWLSGFSMEAAWLLAAGFAVTGLLLPAVLQAGSKTMEQRISGSKEQLHTLLIDCVGGMSELSAFDRTGLYRERLAAANDRLTVLGRRRSHYFALADSCGGLGMNLTVWVLLVITIPLVGQGSVSGIQLAVLVLAVQSCFEAVLPLTVVPHYFQASLQAAKRLFLLTDKRPAAAFGNGIVPQHFSIEVKNLGFSYDGTTPVLDRVSFSLPVGKKLAIVGDNGAGKSTLFSLLLGFRPVRQGAICFNGIDIREFKPEDLRCRFGVVPQQTHIFHGSIRDNILLAKPEADEREFVSAAVNSGVDGFVRLLPQGYDTLVGENGHRLSGGQRQRLAIARALLKEAPVLLLDEPTAGLDAGAERGIMAVVETAMSGRTTLLITHRLLGLETMDEILVMKQGRVVERGTHQQLMAVKGLFYTLWKLQQEAVF
- a CDS encoding alpha-hydroxy-acid oxidizing protein — protein: MDLQTVRKIARDKFKGSCRVCPVCNGVACAGEVPGMGGLGTGAGFKNNIQALAGCRLNLRTVHNVEQPKMACRILGMNLSLPVIGAAIGGIGFNMNEALTEGEYTAAVVSGCRQAGIISMTGDGPKPLVFNAGMEAIQAEDGWGIPIFKPRETDKIIEKAKLAAAAGAPAFGIDIDAAALINMTNAGQQVGPKTQADLAYIKQHTTIPFIVKGIMTRDEAEMCRLAGVDAIVVSNHGGRSLDYTPGTAEVLPHIAKAVKGKLTILADGGIRSGADVLKMLALGADAVLVGRPLAIGAVGGGKEGVMLTVQKLAGELRAAMVLTGTADAAAVSQDILC
- the mdh gene encoding malate dehydrogenase; the protein is MKVTVVGAGNVGATCAYVLAQKEIASEVVLLDIKEGLSEGKAMDMMQTAALLNFDSRLIGSTNDYSKTAGSSVVVITSGIPRKPGMSREDLIGTNAGIVNGVVSNVLKYSPDAVIVVISNPMDTMTYLTLKTSGIPKNRIIGMGGLLDSNRFKYNLGQALGRPATDIQGIVIGGHGDKTMIPLARFATYMGIPAADLLDAEALQKVVADTMVGGATLTKLLGTSAWYAPGAAGATLVEAIVRDEKKLMACCVALDGEYGQKDICIGVPVVVGKNGVEKIVEYKLNDAEKAKFAESAAAVRKTNSVLHDMKLI